A single window of Martelella sp. NC20 DNA harbors:
- the map gene encoding type I methionyl aminopeptidase, which produces MIVETEEELAALKDIGRICATAIERMAAALEPGITTLELDNIGRAILDENGARSAPEVTYRFPGATCISVNEEVAHGIPGDRAIAAGDLVNIDVSAEKNGFFSDAGASFAVPPVTAKVKRLCRDGKRAMWTGINQVKPGGGFAEIGNAIGAFARKNRYSLIQNLASHGVGRSLHEEPAELSTWPDASERRIIAEGQVFTVEPFLSFGGEWAEEEDREWVLYSHPRALTVQFEHTVIATRNGPLVLTLGEGA; this is translated from the coding sequence ATGATTGTCGAGACTGAGGAAGAACTGGCCGCGCTGAAGGATATCGGCCGGATTTGCGCCACCGCGATTGAAAGAATGGCTGCGGCGCTCGAGCCGGGCATCACCACGCTGGAGCTCGATAATATCGGCCGCGCGATCCTGGACGAAAACGGCGCGCGATCGGCGCCGGAGGTGACCTACCGGTTTCCTGGCGCGACCTGCATATCGGTCAACGAGGAGGTGGCCCACGGCATTCCGGGCGACCGGGCGATCGCCGCCGGCGACCTCGTCAATATCGATGTCTCGGCTGAAAAAAACGGCTTCTTCTCCGATGCCGGCGCCTCCTTTGCCGTTCCGCCGGTCACAGCCAAGGTCAAGCGCCTTTGCCGCGACGGCAAGCGGGCGATGTGGACCGGCATCAACCAGGTGAAGCCCGGTGGCGGCTTTGCCGAGATCGGCAATGCGATCGGGGCCTTCGCCCGCAAGAACCGCTATTCGCTGATCCAGAACCTTGCCAGCCACGGCGTCGGCCGGTCGCTGCACGAGGAGCCCGCGGAGCTTTCCACCTGGCCCGATGCCAGCGAGCGGCGGATCATAGCGGAGGGGCAGGTCTTCACCGTCGAACCGTTTCTGTCGTTCGGCGGCGAATGGGCGGAGGAGGAGGACCGCGAATGGGTGCTCTATTCCCACCCGCGCGCGCTCACCGTGCAGTTCGAGCACACGGTCATCGCCACCCGCAACGGCCCGCTGGTGTTGACATTGGGCGAGGGGGCTTGA
- the sbmA gene encoding peptide antibiotic transporter SbmA, translating to MFQSFFPRPKWYFLSALIWTLVAIAGWYGVVRELGVSMGFAPYPEGDQPIGLAHFITPDFLWFYLYYAVFSVIFGVFWWFVGDNRRWQAWSVWGSQLIIFITYFSVQISVAINNWRRPFGDTLQAALQGEGGITVGDFYTLMLIFLQIAFLSVTLFIVSRFFISHYIFRWRTAMNDYYTGMWERVRHIEGASQRVQEDTMRFASIMEGLGVSMIDAVMTLIAFLPVLFSLSQYVTELPIVGAIPAPLFTAAIFWSLFGTILMVVVGVKLPGLEFRNQRVEAAYRKELVYGEDHADRAQPETLIELFSNVRRNYFRLYLHYTYFNLARSLYLQADNIFGYFILVPAIVAGAVTYGLVQQIVTAFGQVASSFQYLVMSWSTIIELISIYKRLAAFEAAIFGQPLPEIDREDYQEPGGDVTEPHPEG from the coding sequence TTGTTCCAGTCATTCTTTCCCCGGCCGAAATGGTATTTCCTCTCCGCCCTGATATGGACACTGGTCGCGATCGCCGGATGGTATGGCGTGGTGCGCGAACTCGGCGTCAGCATGGGTTTTGCGCCTTATCCGGAAGGCGACCAGCCGATCGGGCTCGCGCATTTCATCACCCCGGATTTTCTCTGGTTCTATCTCTATTACGCCGTGTTTTCGGTCATTTTCGGCGTTTTCTGGTGGTTTGTCGGCGACAATCGCAGATGGCAGGCGTGGTCGGTCTGGGGCTCGCAGCTGATCATCTTCATCACCTATTTCTCGGTGCAGATATCGGTCGCGATCAACAACTGGCGCCGGCCCTTCGGCGATACGCTGCAGGCCGCGCTTCAGGGGGAGGGCGGTATAACCGTCGGCGATTTCTATACGCTGATGCTGATCTTCCTGCAGATCGCCTTCCTCAGCGTCACGCTGTTCATCGTTTCGCGCTTCTTCATCAGCCATTACATCTTCCGCTGGCGCACGGCGATGAACGATTACTATACCGGCATGTGGGAACGCGTCCGCCATATCGAGGGCGCTTCCCAGCGCGTGCAGGAAGATACGATGCGGTTTGCCTCGATCATGGAGGGCCTCGGGGTCTCGATGATCGACGCCGTGATGACGCTGATCGCCTTTCTGCCGGTGCTGTTTTCGCTGTCGCAATACGTCACCGAACTGCCGATCGTCGGCGCGATCCCGGCGCCGCTGTTTACCGCGGCGATCTTCTGGTCGCTGTTCGGCACGATCCTGATGGTGGTGGTCGGCGTCAAGCTGCCGGGGCTCGAATTCCGCAACCAGCGCGTCGAGGCGGCCTATCGTAAGGAGCTCGTCTATGGCGAGGACCATGCGGATCGCGCCCAGCCGGAGACCCTGATCGAGCTGTTTTCCAATGTGCGGCGCAATTATTTCCGGCTTTACCTGCACTACACCTATTTCAACCTCGCCCGCAGCCTTTATCTGCAGGCAGACAATATCTTCGGCTATTTCATTCTGGTTCCGGCGATCGTCGCCGGCGCGGTGACCTATGGTCTCGTCCAGCAGATCGTGACCGCCTTCGGGCAGGTCGCCTCGTCGTTCCAGTATCTGGTGATGTCATGGTCGACGATCATCGAGCTGATATCGATCTACAAGCGTCTTGCCGCCTTCGAGGCCGCGATCTTCGGCCAGCCGCTGCCCGAGATCGACCGCGAGGATTATCAGGAGCCCGGCGGCGACGTGACCGAGCCGCATCCCGAGGGGTGA